The window TTGGACTCGGATTCCTTGGTATGATTCCTACTGATTGCGGCTTTTGATTACTAAcatcaaataattgaaatacggaaatgaaatgaagaaagttTTTCCAAAATCTCTTCTTCAATTGATAATAAATCGCAAGGATTTCGAGAACTCGATGAGATCCTGTTGGACCGTAATCAACGTTGAACAAAGGAAAATTTAGTTGAAACTAAAGAGCACTAAATAAATGTGTTGAATACTTGTACATTGCTATATATTGCTCTTTTTTGGGCTTTAGCCAAACACATGTTTATTGGAGGATGTTAACCGTGAGTTGAAATTAGATCGGGCTGTTCCCTAAACTGTGTTTTTTAACTTTAGTTCAACGTCCAACTTTGGCAGAAGAGGAACTTAGCAATCCTTTACGTTCTTTGTGTTGCTCGGAAACATCTTTGCAATAacttaataatttattgaacatGTTTCAAGCCGGCATCCCCAATTATAGATCTTCTGATCCTTATTACTATCAGTATTTTGTTTGCCATATGTAACTATCAGACACTTAGATGCGTATCCTTTGTCCCATTTTTCAATAGTTCCCTtttaaaaatgcaatttttttgtttcccaATCAGGTGCAAACGCAAGATGAAAGTTAAACGAAGCAAATCCCTTTCCCCTGAACCGTCGAGCAGTAACGAGTACAAGAGGCCTAGGATTGCCAATTCCGGGGACAGTGATAATGACTATCTAGAATGTCGGCTTCTCAATCTCTCCGATGATGTTTTACTGAATATCATGAAGTTTCTCCATCCGCAAGATCTCATGGCTCTGAGCTTGTAAGCGTGAATTTACTACAGATTCGTCTGATAtttgtatttgtatttttatgaCGTACAAATGCTTTAAGGTGTTGCCAACGTTTGGAGCAAGTAACAAGGGACAGAACGCTGTGGAGTAATTGCGTCGATTTTCGAACGGCTCCGACACTGTTAGAGGATCTAGAAAAGTATGTAAAGTTTTTTAGACCGATGACCACAAGACTGAGAATACGCGGTAACTTGCAATCGAATAAGCATCGAGGATTGAGCCAAAGCTTTTTTAGTGCAATACGAGCAACATGTCAACTCAAGGAATTAACTATGGAAGAATACGATATTGATGCTGATAAAGTAAGTCGATGAGTAGATTCAATGTTACAAGGATAAACAATTTCACTGTTCTATCGGTTTAATGTCTTTGTTTGCTCATGTCTTCTCGCAACAGATACAAATCACAGACTTTCccaaaatgattgaaaaactttcacTCAAAGGCTGCAGGATGCACCATTTGCAAACCGACAAATCCTACTTTTTCAGGATGGACTTTCACATGCCCAACTTGAcggtaatattatatatattcatctcAGGTTTTTCAACAggcaaataatcgttgaaatacTCAACATTTGTCTAAATTACAGTGCCTGATATTGAGCAAATGCAACTGGTTCTATCCACATTCATTGATGGTGATAAGCAAGATGGTAAAACTGAAAGAACTTCGACTGGATTCTTGTTATCGACTCGGCGAATGCGTCGCTTACGCAAGCCTGGCTACCAGATTTGGTTTCAAATCGTTGGAggtaatttttatgaatatcaCCCATCAGAAATAACGATCGATTGCTCTCGTAGTTTTGCCGAATTTCTTTGATCCACGAAATTTACACTCGACTCCCAACAGATTTTAGATCTTAGAGACACTGGACTGGGGGATAGCGAGATATGCTGTTTCAGCAGCACTAAAACATTGACGCATTTGTACTTGGAATGTCCACGGTCGCCGAGACCAGTTTATTGCTACGAGCATGAGCCACGGCCCTACAGGCCACCTCAACAGCATTCGACAGACCCGCGCTTGAGAGTGTTCGAGGATCAAAATATCTTGGAGGTAAATAATGATAGGGTAAGATAAATTACAACCCTGAGTCTATTTGCCTTGTCAGAAAAAAACGGGATCTAACCTTCGATATGTATAAAACATTTTCCAGTTATTAATAGACGAGAGACGCATCGTGCCGTACTTTGATTTCGAACGATGTCTCGTATCCGATCGAGCTATTTGCGCTTTAGGAAGCTACGTTTGCGATCGTACAATTCTCAACAATATACAGGATATGATTTTCGTCGAAGTGGATAGGCGTGTTGTAAACAATCCCAATCTCAAGGAATTGGTAGTGCGGTAAGTTCGATTCAATTGTGCTGGAGATAAAAGTCTAAGTGAATAATAATGGTGATGAGTTGGAACAAAATTAACATCTTTCCTTTCAGAAACTATCCACGAGTAACGAATCAAAGTCTAGTACATTTGGCCGCGAATGCACCTAGCCTTGAATATTTGGACGTGACGGGAACTACCGTAACTCGAGAAGGTGTTGAAATGTTCAAGTCACAAAAGCCTGGCGTTACAATATTATCGTCATTTGATGAAACATAACGTCAATATGAAACTTGAATTCAAGCATTAAAATCAAAGGGAGGtctcgattaatcgaagcaTTGTGAAAACAAAGAGAGAATTGATTGGTTTCTTAGTTTCATCATCGCATTCTTGCAGCTTTAGGTTCATTGAAGTTACAGGATTAAAAATCCCATACAATCACGTCCTAATTTGATAGTTTAATGTGTATATtgtacacaatttttttcgtatccaaATTCAGAACTTGAATTGTCGTACCAAAACTTCAATATGTGCACTGTATCATAAATTATGAATGCGTAGGCAATAAGAACTAAGCTTGAGTGGTACACTgtattgtttaaatttttttctttccgttttatttcttttcgacAGCGCATTattgattaataaattatattaatatattataccgctatgataaaattgagaatcgtgtgcgttgaaaaattttacctcaCTTCGGCTATTTAAGCtctgaaaaatgtttcttttctGTACCTCGAGAGCTATAAAAATTCTGGTAGTCTTTTACCAGCTATCAATgtagtaatataaatatatgtgagCAACTGCTAAACTTGTGTGTATGTAAGTGTTTGTGCGTATACCT is drawn from Neodiprion fabricii isolate iyNeoFabr1 chromosome 3, iyNeoFabr1.1, whole genome shotgun sequence and contains these coding sequences:
- the LOC124178926 gene encoding uncharacterized protein LOC124178926 isoform X2, producing the protein MFQAGIPNYRSSDPYYYQYFVCHMCKRKMKVKRSKSLSPEPSSSNEYKRPRIANSGDSDNDYLECRLLNLSDDVLLNIMKFLHPQDLMALSLCCQRLEQVTRDRTLWSNCVDFRTAPTLLEDLEKYVKFFRPMTTRLRIRGNLQSNKHRGLSQSFFSAIRATCQLKELTMEEYDIDADKIQITDFPKMIEKLSLKGCRMHHLQTDKSYFFRMDFHMPNLTCLILSKCNWFYPHSLMVISKMVKLKELRLDSCYRLGECVAYASLATRFGFKSLEILDLRDTGLGDSEICCFSSTKTLTHLYLECPRSPRPVYCYEHEPRPYRPPQQHSTDPRLRVFEDQNILELLIDERRIVPYFDFERCLVSDRAICALGSYVCDRTILNNIQDMIFVEVDRRVVNNPNLKELVVRNYPRVTNQSLVHLAANAPSLEYLDVTGTTVTREGVEMFKSQKPGVTILSSFDET
- the LOC124178926 gene encoding uncharacterized protein LOC124178926 isoform X3 encodes the protein MCKRKMKVKRSKSLSPEPSSSNEYKRPRIANSGDSDNDYLECRLLNLSDDVLLNIMKFLHPQDLMALSLCCQRLEQVTRDRTLWSNCVDFRTAPTLLEDLEKYVKFFRPMTTRLRIRGNLQSNKHRGLSQSFFSAIRATCQLKELTMEEYDIDADKIQITDFPKMIEKLSLKGCRMHHLQTDKSYFFRMDFHMPNLTCLILSKCNWFYPHSLMVISKMVKLKELRLDSCYRLGECVAYASLATRFGFKSLEILDLRDTGLGDSEICCFSSTKTLTHLYLECPRSPRPVYCYEHEPRPYRPPQQHSTDPRLRVFEDQNILEVNNDRLLIDERRIVPYFDFERCLVSDRAICALGSYVCDRTILNNIQDMIFVEVDRRVVNNPNLKELVVRNYPRVTNQSLVHLAANAPSLEYLDVTGTTVTREGVEMFKSQKPGVTILSSFDET
- the LOC124178926 gene encoding uncharacterized protein LOC124178926 isoform X4; the encoded protein is MKVKRSKSLSPEPSSSNEYKRPRIANSGDSDNDYLECRLLNLSDDVLLNIMKFLHPQDLMALSLCCQRLEQVTRDRTLWSNCVDFRTAPTLLEDLEKYVKFFRPMTTRLRIRGNLQSNKHRGLSQSFFSAIRATCQLKELTMEEYDIDADKIQITDFPKMIEKLSLKGCRMHHLQTDKSYFFRMDFHMPNLTCLILSKCNWFYPHSLMVISKMVKLKELRLDSCYRLGECVAYASLATRFGFKSLEILDLRDTGLGDSEICCFSSTKTLTHLYLECPRSPRPVYCYEHEPRPYRPPQQHSTDPRLRVFEDQNILEVNNDRLLIDERRIVPYFDFERCLVSDRAICALGSYVCDRTILNNIQDMIFVEVDRRVVNNPNLKELVVRNYPRVTNQSLVHLAANAPSLEYLDVTGTTVTREGVEMFKSQKPGVTILSSFDET
- the LOC124178926 gene encoding uncharacterized protein LOC124178926 isoform X1, with the protein product MFQAGIPNYRSSDPYYYQYFVCHMCKRKMKVKRSKSLSPEPSSSNEYKRPRIANSGDSDNDYLECRLLNLSDDVLLNIMKFLHPQDLMALSLCCQRLEQVTRDRTLWSNCVDFRTAPTLLEDLEKYVKFFRPMTTRLRIRGNLQSNKHRGLSQSFFSAIRATCQLKELTMEEYDIDADKIQITDFPKMIEKLSLKGCRMHHLQTDKSYFFRMDFHMPNLTCLILSKCNWFYPHSLMVISKMVKLKELRLDSCYRLGECVAYASLATRFGFKSLEILDLRDTGLGDSEICCFSSTKTLTHLYLECPRSPRPVYCYEHEPRPYRPPQQHSTDPRLRVFEDQNILEVNNDRLLIDERRIVPYFDFERCLVSDRAICALGSYVCDRTILNNIQDMIFVEVDRRVVNNPNLKELVVRNYPRVTNQSLVHLAANAPSLEYLDVTGTTVTREGVEMFKSQKPGVTILSSFDET